The following proteins are encoded in a genomic region of Methylobacterium tardum:
- a CDS encoding enoyl-CoA hydratase/isomerase family protein, translating into MTDVIAERVGALGRLRLDRPKALNALTHGMVLAIDQALDHFSADPGIAAVLLTGEGDRGLCAGGDLRGLYDSQGTAFAEAFWRDEYRLDARIADYEKPFVAVMDRITMGGGVGLAGHAAHRIVTERSRVAMPETGIGYLPDVGGTWLLPRAPGEIGTYLGLTGEPVGAADAMFCRLADALVPSAGLPDLIDALVALDPDAGHEGVRNVIARFTQDPGPPPLAAHRALIDRCFAFDMVDEILSALDADGSDFAAATRKTLLTKAPSSLVLTLCLLRLGRGAPNLEACLEREYHASLALLAEGDFREGIRAAVIDKDKHPRWNPPTLDAVDPARIARWLEKRAEPVFSDARTGAV; encoded by the coding sequence ATGACCGACGTGATCGCCGAGCGGGTCGGCGCCCTCGGGCGCCTGCGCCTCGACCGGCCGAAGGCCCTGAACGCCCTGACCCACGGCATGGTCCTGGCTATCGACCAGGCCCTCGACCATTTCTCCGCCGATCCCGGCATCGCCGCGGTGCTGCTCACCGGTGAGGGGGACCGTGGCCTGTGCGCGGGCGGCGATCTGCGCGGCCTGTACGACAGCCAGGGCACCGCCTTCGCCGAAGCCTTCTGGCGCGACGAGTACCGGCTCGATGCCCGGATCGCCGATTACGAGAAGCCGTTCGTGGCGGTGATGGACCGCATCACCATGGGCGGCGGCGTCGGGCTCGCCGGCCATGCCGCCCACCGCATCGTCACCGAGCGCTCCCGCGTCGCCATGCCGGAGACCGGCATCGGTTACCTGCCGGATGTCGGCGGCACGTGGCTGCTGCCCCGGGCTCCCGGCGAGATCGGCACCTATCTCGGCCTGACCGGCGAGCCGGTCGGCGCCGCCGACGCGATGTTCTGCCGGCTGGCCGACGCCCTGGTGCCGTCCGCGGGGCTGCCTGACCTGATCGACGCCCTCGTGGCGCTCGATCCGGATGCCGGGCACGAGGGCGTGCGGAACGTGATCGCCCGGTTCACTCAGGACCCCGGCCCGCCGCCGCTGGCGGCGCACCGCGCCCTGATCGACCGCTGCTTCGCCTTCGACATGGTCGACGAGATCCTGTCCGCCCTCGACGCGGACGGTTCGGACTTCGCGGCCGCGACCCGGAAGACCCTGCTGACCAAGGCGCCGTCGAGCCTCGTCCTGACGCTGTGCCTGCTGCGGCTCGGTCGCGGTGCCCCGAATCTGGAGGCCTGTCTGGAGCGCGAGTACCACGCGTCGCTGGCTCTGCTGGCGGAGGGCGATTTCCGCGAGGGGATCCGCGCCGCGGTGATCGACAAGGACAAGCACCCGCGCTGGAACCCGCCGACCCTCGACGCGGTCGATCCGGCCCGGATCGCCCGCTGGCTGGAGAAGCGGGCGGAGCCGGTTTTTTCGGACGCGCGGACGGGGGCGGTCTGA
- a CDS encoding isobutyryl-CoA dehydrogenase, which translates to MSFGLDEDRTAIREMALGFAAEHIAPHALDWDRDKTLPVETLREAAALGMAGIYVREDVGGSGLSRLDATLIFEALSTGCPTVAAFLSIHNMCAWMIDAYGDADQRQRWLPSLMGMERIASYCLTEPGSGSDAAALRTRAERDGDHYVLTGEKQFISGAGASDLYVCMVRTGEAGPSGISAIVAEKGTPGLSFGADERKMGWNAQPTRAVRFDGCRVPAANRLGAEGQGFRIAMSGLDGGRLNIAACSLGGAQAALDKALAYMGDRRAFGAKLTDFQALQFRLADMATSLEVSRTFLRHAASALDAKDPAATQLCAMAKRHVTDAAFDVANQALQLHGGYGYLAEYGVEKIVRDLRVHQILEGTNEIMRVIIARGLTGGRR; encoded by the coding sequence ATGAGTTTCGGGCTCGACGAGGACCGGACCGCGATCCGCGAGATGGCCCTCGGCTTCGCGGCCGAGCACATCGCGCCGCACGCCCTCGACTGGGACCGGGACAAGACCCTCCCGGTCGAGACCCTGCGGGAAGCGGCCGCCCTCGGCATGGCGGGCATCTACGTCCGCGAGGATGTCGGCGGTTCGGGGCTCTCACGCCTCGACGCGACGCTGATCTTCGAGGCGCTCAGCACTGGCTGCCCGACCGTGGCGGCGTTCCTGTCGATCCACAACATGTGCGCCTGGATGATTGACGCCTACGGCGACGCCGATCAGCGCCAGCGCTGGCTGCCGTCGCTCATGGGCATGGAGCGGATCGCCAGCTACTGCCTGACCGAGCCGGGCTCCGGCTCCGACGCCGCGGCGCTCCGCACCCGCGCCGAGCGCGACGGCGACCATTACGTGCTCACCGGCGAGAAGCAGTTCATCTCCGGCGCCGGCGCCAGCGACCTCTACGTCTGCATGGTTCGCACCGGCGAGGCCGGGCCTTCGGGCATCTCGGCGATCGTCGCCGAGAAGGGCACGCCCGGCCTGTCCTTCGGCGCCGACGAGCGCAAGATGGGCTGGAACGCCCAGCCGACCCGCGCGGTGCGCTTCGACGGCTGCCGCGTGCCGGCGGCGAACCGCCTCGGTGCGGAGGGGCAGGGCTTCCGCATCGCCATGAGCGGCCTCGACGGCGGCCGGCTCAACATCGCGGCCTGCTCGCTGGGGGGCGCGCAGGCGGCCCTCGACAAGGCGCTGGCCTATATGGGAGACCGGCGAGCCTTCGGGGCGAAGCTCACCGACTTCCAGGCGCTGCAATTCCGGCTCGCCGACATGGCGACCAGCCTGGAGGTGTCGCGCACTTTTCTGCGCCACGCCGCCTCTGCCCTCGATGCCAAGGACCCGGCCGCGACGCAGCTCTGCGCCATGGCCAAGCGCCACGTCACCGATGCGGCCTTCGACGTGGCCAACCAGGCGCTCCAGCTGCACGGCGGCTACGGCTACCTCGCCGAGTACGGCGTGGAAAAAATCGTCCGGGACCTGCGCGTGCACCAGATCCTCGAAGGCACGAACGAGATCATGCGGGTGATCATCGCCCGCGGGCTGACCGGGGGTCGCCGATGA
- a CDS encoding CoA-acylating methylmalonate-semialdehyde dehydrogenase — translation MRTIGHYIGGRNVGGESGRFADVFHPSTGEVQAKVALASKAELRAAVENAREAQPAWAATNPQKRARVMMRFLELIRAENDSLAELLASEHGKTVPDAKGDIQRGVEVVEFACGIPHLLKGEYTEGAGPGIDVYSLRQPLGVVAGITPFNFPAMIPLWKCAPAIACGNAFILKPSERDPSVPIRIAEIFLEAGLPPGILNVVNGDKEAVDAILDDEDIKAVGFVGSSHIAEYIYVRAAETGKRAQCFGGAKNHMIIMPDADMGQAVDALIGAGYGSAGERCMAISVAVPVGEKTADRLMERLIPRVESLKIGPSHDGSADYGPLVTAEAVERVKSYIDKGVAEGAELAVDGRGFKLQGYENGFYMGGSLFDRVTPDMTIYKEEIFGPVLSVVRAKDYEEALALPSTHQYGNGVAIFTQDGDAARDFTARVNVGMVGVNVPIPVPIAYHTFGGWKRSGFGDLNQHGPDSIRFYTKTKTVTQRWPSGIKSGAEFSIPTMR, via the coding sequence ATGCGCACGATCGGGCATTACATCGGCGGCCGGAACGTCGGCGGCGAGAGCGGTCGGTTCGCCGACGTGTTTCACCCCTCGACCGGCGAGGTCCAGGCCAAGGTCGCGCTCGCCAGCAAGGCGGAACTCCGCGCCGCCGTGGAGAACGCCAGGGAGGCCCAGCCGGCTTGGGCGGCGACCAACCCGCAGAAGCGCGCCCGTGTGATGATGCGCTTCCTGGAGCTGATCCGCGCCGAGAACGATTCGCTGGCCGAACTCCTCGCCTCCGAGCACGGCAAGACCGTGCCGGATGCCAAGGGCGACATCCAGCGCGGCGTCGAGGTCGTGGAGTTCGCCTGCGGCATCCCGCACCTGCTCAAGGGCGAGTACACGGAAGGGGCGGGGCCGGGGATCGACGTCTACTCCCTGCGCCAGCCGCTCGGCGTCGTCGCCGGCATCACGCCGTTCAACTTCCCGGCTATGATCCCGCTGTGGAAATGCGCCCCGGCCATCGCCTGCGGCAACGCCTTCATCCTGAAGCCGTCCGAGCGCGACCCGAGCGTGCCGATCCGCATCGCCGAGATCTTCCTGGAGGCGGGGCTGCCGCCGGGGATCCTCAACGTCGTCAACGGCGACAAGGAAGCCGTGGATGCCATCCTCGACGACGAGGACATCAAGGCGGTGGGCTTCGTCGGCTCCTCGCACATCGCCGAGTACATCTACGTGCGCGCCGCCGAGACGGGCAAGCGCGCCCAGTGCTTCGGCGGCGCCAAGAACCACATGATCATCATGCCGGACGCCGATATGGGCCAGGCGGTCGACGCGCTGATCGGCGCCGGCTACGGCTCGGCCGGCGAGCGCTGCATGGCAATCTCGGTGGCCGTGCCGGTGGGCGAGAAGACCGCCGACCGGCTGATGGAGCGGCTGATCCCGCGGGTCGAGTCTTTGAAGATCGGCCCGTCGCATGACGGCTCGGCTGATTACGGGCCGCTCGTCACCGCCGAGGCGGTGGAGCGCGTGAAGAGCTACATCGACAAGGGCGTGGCCGAGGGCGCCGAGCTCGCCGTCGACGGCCGCGGCTTCAAGCTCCAGGGCTACGAGAACGGCTTCTACATGGGCGGCTCGCTGTTCGACCGCGTGACGCCCGACATGACGATCTACAAGGAGGAGATCTTCGGCCCCGTGCTCTCGGTGGTGCGGGCCAAGGATTACGAGGAGGCGCTGGCGCTGCCCTCGACCCACCAGTACGGCAACGGCGTCGCGATCTTCACCCAGGACGGCGACGCGGCCCGCGACTTCACCGCCCGGGTGAACGTCGGCATGGTCGGCGTGAACGTGCCGATCCCGGTCCCGATCGCCTATCACACCTTCGGCGGCTGGAAGCGCTCGGGCTTCGGCGATCTGAACCAGCACGGGCCGGACTCGATCCGCTTCTACACCAAGACCAAGACCGTGACGCAGCGCTGGCCGAGCGGCATCAAGAGCGGGGCGGAGTTCTCCATCCCGACGATGCGCTGA
- a CDS encoding iron-containing alcohol dehydrogenase: MVASIALPRLMRVGPGASRLLPEVLGQLGLSRPFVVTDPYLAGSGRTDTLLERLTAAGAQATIFSETVPDPTVASVEAALAALQAGDFDCVVGFGGGSPMDTAKAVAVLARHGGHMRDYKAPRQQDEPGLPIVAIPTTAGTGSEATRFTIVTDETSDEKMLCIGLAYLPVAALVDYELTLSKPKRLTADTGIDALTHAIEAYVSRKSNLFSDGLALQAMKLIAPNLRRVWTDPGDRAAREAMMLGATQAGIAFSNASVALVHGMSRPIGAHFHVAHGLSNAMLLPAVTAFSAPAAIDRYAACARAMGIAKPDTDDRSAVSALVAELEALNDDLDVPGPREYGIDPARWEALLPTMAAQALASGSPANNPLEPSADEIVALYRRVWAG, encoded by the coding sequence ATGGTCGCCTCGATCGCCCTGCCCCGGCTGATGCGCGTCGGCCCCGGCGCCTCGCGGCTCCTGCCGGAGGTGCTCGGCCAACTCGGCCTGTCGCGCCCCTTCGTGGTCACCGACCCCTATCTCGCCGGCAGCGGTCGCACCGACACGCTGCTCGAGCGCCTGACTGCTGCGGGTGCGCAGGCGACGATCTTCTCCGAGACCGTTCCGGACCCGACCGTCGCCTCCGTGGAGGCGGCGCTGGCCGCCCTCCAGGCCGGTGATTTCGACTGCGTGGTCGGCTTCGGCGGCGGCAGCCCGATGGACACCGCCAAGGCGGTGGCGGTGCTCGCCCGCCACGGCGGCCACATGCGCGACTACAAGGCGCCGCGCCAGCAGGACGAGCCGGGCCTGCCGATCGTGGCGATTCCGACCACCGCGGGCACCGGCTCCGAGGCGACCCGCTTCACCATCGTCACCGACGAGACCTCGGACGAGAAGATGCTGTGCATCGGTCTCGCCTACCTGCCGGTGGCGGCTCTGGTCGATTACGAGCTGACGCTCTCGAAACCCAAGCGGCTCACCGCCGATACCGGCATCGACGCGCTCACCCACGCGATCGAGGCCTACGTGTCGCGCAAGTCGAACCTGTTCTCGGACGGGCTGGCGCTGCAGGCGATGAAGCTGATCGCCCCGAACCTGCGCCGGGTCTGGACCGATCCCGGCGACCGGGCGGCCCGGGAGGCGATGATGCTCGGCGCCACCCAGGCCGGCATCGCCTTCTCGAACGCCTCCGTCGCGCTGGTGCATGGTATGAGCCGGCCGATCGGCGCGCATTTCCACGTGGCCCACGGGCTCTCGAACGCGATGCTGCTGCCGGCGGTCACGGCCTTCTCGGCGCCGGCCGCCATCGATCGCTACGCGGCCTGCGCCCGCGCCATGGGGATCGCCAAGCCCGACACCGACGACAGGAGTGCGGTCTCGGCGCTCGTGGCGGAACTCGAGGCGCTGAACGACGACCTCGACGTGCCGGGCCCCCGGGAATACGGGATCGACCCGGCCCGCTGGGAGGCGCTGCTCCCCACCATGGCGGCCCAGGCCCTCGCCTCCGGCTCCCCGGCCAACAACCCGCTGGAGCCCAGTGCCGACGAGATCGTCGCGCTGTACCGGCGCGTGTGGGCGGGGTGA